The following are encoded in a window of Mustela nigripes isolate SB6536 chromosome 1, MUSNIG.SB6536, whole genome shotgun sequence genomic DNA:
- the LOC132009862 gene encoding LOW QUALITY PROTEIN: olfactory receptor 5M5-like (The sequence of the model RefSeq protein was modified relative to this genomic sequence to represent the inferred CDS: deleted 1 base in 1 codon): MKMALLPLHNGTKATEFILLGLTSQREVQPILFVVFLLIYLITLTGNFGLIALIRLTPWLQTPMYFFLTHLACVDIFYSTNVSPQMLVNFLSEKKTITYTGCLARCFVFVTLLLTEYYMLGAMTYDRYMAICHPLHYKSRMSRPLCICLVTFPYLWGSLVGTMQVILTSRLSFCGPNIINHFYCADPPLLMLKCSDTYIKQTALFVSAGINLTGSLLIILISYVFFFFFFITIMRIRSSEGQCKAFSTCGSHLTAVTMFYGSLFCMYLRTAKEQSVEQGKIVAVVCIFVNPMLNPFIYSLRNKDVTALRSVVMRNLCTVEKRSILTVSK; this comes from the exons ATGAAGATGGCCCTACTTCCCCTGCACAATGGCACCAAGGCAACTGAGTTCATCCTGCTGGGACTGACCAGTCAACGAGAGGTGCAGCCTATCCTTTTTGTGGTGTTTCTCCTGATTTACCTCATCACCCTGACAGGGAACTTCGGCTTGATTGCATTAATCAGACTCACTCCCTGGCTGCAAAcacccatgtactttttcctcacCCACTTAGCCTGTGtggatattttttattctacTAATGTCTCTCCTCAGATGCTTGTGAATTTCCTCTCTGAGAAGAAAACCATTACCTACACGGGATGTCTGGCccggtgttttgtttttgtgactcTGCTCCTTACTGAATATTACATGCTTGGTGCCATGACCTATGACAGGTACATGGCTATCTGCCATCCCCTGCATTATAAGAGCAGAATGTCCAGGCCACTTTGCATCTGCCTTGTCACTTTTCCCTACCTCTGGGGTTCTCTGGTGGGCACAATGCAGGTAATATTGACCTCTCGCTTGTCCTTTTGTGGACCTAACATCATCAACCATTTCTACTGCGCAGACCCACCCCTCCTCATGCTGAAATGTTCTGACACTTACATAAAGCAGACTGCCCTGTTTGTGTCTGCGGGGATTAACCTCACTGGTTCCCTACTCATCATCCTcatctcctatgttttcttttttttttttttt atcaccatcATGAGGATCCGTTCCAGTGAAGGGCAGTGCAAAGCCTTCTCCACCTGTGGCTCTCACCTGACTGCCGTCACCATGTTCTATGGGTCCCTATTCTGCATGTATCTGAGAACGGCAAAAGAGCAGTCTGTAGAACAAGGGAAAATTGTGGCCGTGGTTTGTATCTTTGTGAATCCCATGTTGAATCCATTTATCTACAGCCTGAGGAACAAAGATGTGACGGCTTTGAGATCAGTGGTTATGAGAAACCTTTGTACAGTGGAGAAAAGGTCTATTTTGACagtctcaaaatga
- the LOC132009873 gene encoding olfactory receptor 5M5-like: MLKKNDTVVTEFILLGLTDRADLQPVLFVVFLVIYLITVIGNVSMILLIRSDSKLHTPMYFFLSHLSFVDLCYATSVAPQMLVHFLSKRKSISFLGCMIQFHFFIALVITDYYMLTVMAYDRYMAICKPLLYSSKMSRCVCFSLVATPYGYGFANGLAQTILMLRLSFCGPNEINHFYCADPPLIVLACSDTYVKETAMFVVAGSNLTCSLTIILISYIFIFSAILRIRSAEGRRKAFSTCGSHLTAVTIFYGTLFCMHLRPPSESSVEQGKIVAVFYIFVSPMLNPLIYSLRNKDVKSAIRKVVEKKLFLK; this comes from the coding sequence atgttaaagaaaaacgACACAGTGGTGACTGAGTTTATTCTCCTGGGACTGACAGATCGAGCTGACTTGCAGCCTGTCCTTTTTGTAGTCTTCCTAGTCATCTACCTTATCACGGTAATCGGCAACGTGAGCATGATTTTGCTGATCAGAAGTGACTCAAAACTTCACACTCCAATGTATTTCTTCCTCAGTCACCTCTCCTTTGTGGATCTCTGTTACGCCACCAGCGTCGCTCCTCAGATGCTGGTTCATTTCTTATCCAagagaaaatccatttcctttctgGGTTGCATGATACAATTCCACTTTTTCATTGCCCTGGTGATCACTGATTATTATATGCTCAcagtgatggcctatgaccgctacaTGGCCATCTGCAAACCCTTGTTGTATAGCAGCAAGATGTCCCgatgtgtctgcttctctcttgtgGCTACCCCTTATGGTTATGGCTTTGCAAATGGTCTGGCACAGACCATCCTGATGCTTCGCCTCTCCTTCTGTGGACCCAATGAAATCAACCACTTTTACTGTGCAGACCCACCTCTCATAGTCCTTGCATGCTCAGATACTTATGTCAAAGAAACTGCCATGTTCGTGGTGGCCGGTTCCAACCTTACTTGTTCGCTCACCATCATTCTCATctcctacattttcattttctcagccaTTCTGCGTATCCGCTCTGCTGAGGGGAGGCGGAAAGCCTTCTCCACCTGCGGGTCCCATTTGACGGCTGTCACCATCTTTTATGGGACACTGTTCTGCATGCACCTGAGACCCCCTTCTGAGTCATCTGTAGAACAGGGGAAAATTGTCGCAGTGTTTTATATCTTTGTGAGTCCTATGTTAAACCCTTTGATCTATAGCCTTCGGAACAAAGATGTTAAAAGTGCAATCAGGAAAGTTGTCGAAAAGAAGTTATTTCTTAAATAG
- the LOC132026983 gene encoding olfactory receptor 5M11: MSITNKSVVTEFILLGLTDSPELQPLLFVLFLGVYLTTLLGNLGLILLIRLDSHLHTPMYFFLTNLAFVDLCYTSNATPQMLSNFLSEKKTITFAGCFTQCYIFIALLLTEFYMLAAMAYDRYVAICNPLQYNMKMSRRVCICLATFPYVYGFSDGLLQAILTFRLSFCRSNVINHFYCADPPLIKLSCSDTYVKEHAMLISAGFNLSNSLSIILVSYTFIIAAILRIKSAEGRHKAFSTCGSHMMAVTLFYGTLFCMYVRPPTDKTVEESKIIAVFYTFVSPLLNPLIYSLRNKDVKRALKNVFRRNMVTKMELPPISSKS, translated from the coding sequence ATGTCCATCACAAATAAGAGTGTAGTAACAGAATTCATTCTCCTGGGCCTTACAGATAGCCCCGAACTCCAGCCTCTCCTCTTTGTGCTGTTTCTGGGTGTGTACCTTACCACCCTCTTAGGCAACCTGGGCCTGATATTATTGATCAGGCTGGACTCTCACCTTCACactcccatgtacttcttcctcactAATTTGGCCTTTGTAGACTTGTGCTACACCTCAAATGCCACCCCGCAGATGTTGAGTAATTTCTTGTCAGAGAAGAAGACCATCACCTTTGCTGGCTGCTTTACACAGTGTTACATTTTCATTGCACTTCTCCTCACTGAGTTTTACATGCTGGCAGcaatggcctatgaccgctatgtggccatatGTAACCCTTTGCAGTATAATATGAAAATGTCCAGGCGCGTTTGCATCTGCTTGGCCACATTTCCTTATGTCTATGGCTTCTCAGACGGGCTCTTGCAGGCCATCCTGACCTTCCGCTTGAGCTTCTGTAGATCCAATGTCATCAACCACTTCTACTGTGCTGACCCACCACTCATTAAGCTTTCTTGCTCTGATACTTATGTCAAAGAGCATGCCATGCTCATATCAGCTGGCTTCAACCTCTCCAACTCCCTCAGCATCATCCTGGTGTCCTACACCTTCATTATTGCTGCCATCCTCCGGATCAAATCAGCAGAGGGAAGGCACAAGGCATTCTCCACCTGTGGTTCCCACATGATGGCTGTGACCCTGTTTTATGGGACACTCTTCTGCATGTATGTAAGACCACCTACAGACAAGACTGTCGAGGAATCCAAAATCATAGCTGTCTTCTACACCTTTGTAAGTCCGCTGCTTAATCCACTGATATACAGTCTACGGAACAAAGATGTAAAGCGAGCCTTGAAGAATGTTTTCAGAAGAAATATGGTCACTAAGATGGAACTGCCTCCAATTTCCAGTAAATCATAA